The following are encoded together in the Acidobacteriota bacterium genome:
- a CDS encoding efflux RND transporter periplasmic adaptor subunit, translating to MTDNTNGFGGPLGTWLRGVAWVVGSFAVFFLLFFDPLGLHPVDSWLQRTVGYHAGPMTAAAGDGEADAVAGEREVLFYRNPMDPTITSPVPAKDEMGMDYVPVYADEAARVVGAGSTVAIDPAVVQNMNVRTETATRRDLRHEIRTVGYLEYDQERMVTVTTKYDGWVEKVHVNYVGEPVAEGAGLFEVYSPELVQTEQELLSAIRYAARFKDAPDDARLRAEALVDAARARLAFWDISPEQIARLEETGEIFRTLTVTAPAGGLVMKRMPGLEGMAVTPGMEAYHIADITSLWLSAEVFEDQVVWIRPGAEAEVTFSYFPGETIRGTVEFIEPELSERTRTLTVKIAVPNPDGRLRKGMFATVVFDPVLVPGALTIPTESVLRTGRRSVVIVAQGGGRFEPREVELGQTSGGLAEVRSGLAAGEDVVTSSQFLLDSESRLRAAVQQMLDAASAPEGAAQGHEGHDMGHEGHDMDEMDHDMDHGDHAAAEPEEAADPHEAHGNHGR from the coding sequence ATGACGGACAACACGAACGGATTCGGCGGGCCGCTTGGGACCTGGTTGCGCGGTGTGGCCTGGGTGGTCGGGAGCTTCGCCGTCTTTTTCCTCCTGTTCTTCGATCCCCTGGGTCTGCATCCGGTCGATTCCTGGCTGCAACGCACCGTCGGCTACCACGCGGGACCGATGACGGCTGCCGCTGGGGACGGTGAGGCTGACGCCGTGGCTGGCGAACGGGAAGTTCTCTTCTACCGGAATCCAATGGACCCGACGATCACGTCGCCCGTGCCGGCGAAGGACGAGATGGGAATGGACTACGTGCCGGTCTACGCGGACGAGGCGGCGCGGGTGGTCGGCGCCGGCTCAACGGTCGCGATCGATCCGGCCGTGGTCCAGAACATGAACGTCCGCACGGAAACGGCTACCCGGCGCGACCTGCGCCACGAGATCCGGACGGTCGGCTACCTGGAGTACGACCAGGAACGGATGGTCACCGTGACGACGAAGTACGACGGCTGGGTGGAGAAGGTTCACGTGAACTACGTGGGCGAGCCGGTGGCCGAGGGCGCGGGCCTGTTCGAGGTCTACTCTCCTGAACTGGTCCAGACGGAGCAGGAACTCCTCTCGGCGATCCGCTACGCGGCCCGGTTCAAGGACGCGCCGGACGACGCCCGGCTGCGAGCCGAGGCCCTGGTCGACGCGGCACGGGCCCGGCTCGCGTTCTGGGACATCTCTCCGGAGCAGATCGCGCGTCTCGAGGAAACGGGCGAGATCTTCCGCACGCTGACGGTTACGGCGCCGGCCGGCGGCCTGGTCATGAAGCGGATGCCGGGTCTGGAGGGAATGGCGGTGACGCCCGGAATGGAGGCGTACCACATCGCCGACATCACCTCGCTGTGGCTTTCGGCCGAGGTGTTCGAGGACCAGGTGGTCTGGATCCGGCCCGGCGCAGAAGCGGAGGTGACGTTCAGCTACTTCCCGGGCGAGACGATCCGGGGCACGGTCGAGTTCATCGAGCCGGAACTCTCGGAGCGCACCCGCACGCTGACGGTGAAGATCGCGGTGCCGAATCCGGACGGCCGGCTGCGCAAGGGAATGTTCGCCACGGTCGTCTTCGATCCGGTCCTCGTTCCGGGAGCCTTGACCATTCCGACCGAGTCCGTGCTGCGGACGGGGCGGCGGAGCGTGGTCATCGTGGCCCAGGGCGGCGGCCGCTTCGAACCCCGCGAAGTGGAGCTGGGCCAGACGTCCGGCGGTCTGGCCGAGGTCCGCTCGGGCCTCGCTGCGGGGGAGGACGTCGTCACGTCGTCGCAGTTCCTGCTCGACTCCGAGTCAAGGCTGCGGGCGGCGGTCCAGCAGATGCTGGACGCGGCCTCGGCGCCGGAGGGCGCGGCCCAGGGGCACGAAGGCCACGACATGGGCCACGAGGGCCACGACATGGACGAGATGGATCACGACATGGACCACGGGGATCATGCGGCGGCCGAGCCGGAGGAAGCGGCCGATCCGCACGAAGCCCACGGCAACCACGGACGATGA
- a CDS encoding alpha/beta fold hydrolase, with amino-acid sequence MIPSHASIPAALTRRSFLQTTGALAGALALPGLARGAEVRPAPGMPAPRFMQTNGIRMAVYEQGTGIPVVLCHGFPELAFSWRFQLPALADAGFRAIAPDQRGYGLTDRPDDVAKYSLRHLCDDMAGMLDALEIDKAVFVGHDWGGGVVWMMARLHPDRCLGIVGVNTPGGRPPGMPRRQPTEESLIVRSENYYTVQFQEPGRAEKVLSADVRKTFQMMLRRGYIWDVEAFKAMPEDSPERQMDLLRMLDREDYPGEVFLSEEALDYFTETFEATGFTGGLNWYRMAGRPFPGIENAKWEIEVPCLYIGAENDVILRPSSADGMEDFIDDFEKYTVADCGHWTQQEKPDETNRVLIDWLRRKIAKTA; translated from the coding sequence ATGATCCCCTCTCACGCCTCGATCCCCGCCGCCCTGACCCGTCGTAGCTTTCTGCAGACCACGGGCGCCCTGGCCGGCGCTCTGGCGCTGCCCGGACTCGCACGCGGCGCCGAGGTCCGGCCGGCCCCCGGCATGCCGGCGCCCCGGTTCATGCAGACGAACGGCATCCGCATGGCGGTCTACGAGCAGGGAACAGGCATCCCCGTCGTCCTCTGCCACGGCTTCCCGGAACTCGCCTTCTCCTGGCGGTTCCAGCTCCCGGCGCTCGCCGACGCCGGATTCCGCGCCATTGCGCCCGATCAGCGCGGATACGGCCTGACCGACCGGCCGGACGATGTGGCGAAGTACAGCCTGCGGCACCTCTGCGACGACATGGCGGGAATGCTCGATGCGCTCGAGATCGACAAGGCCGTGTTTGTCGGCCACGACTGGGGCGGCGGAGTCGTGTGGATGATGGCGCGGCTGCACCCGGACCGCTGCCTCGGCATCGTCGGCGTCAACACGCCAGGCGGACGGCCTCCCGGCATGCCGCGCCGGCAGCCGACCGAGGAGTCGCTGATCGTCCGGTCCGAGAACTACTACACGGTCCAGTTCCAGGAGCCCGGCCGGGCCGAGAAGGTGCTGTCCGCCGACGTACGCAAGACCTTCCAGATGATGCTGCGCCGGGGCTACATCTGGGACGTCGAGGCGTTCAAGGCGATGCCGGAGGACTCGCCGGAACGGCAGATGGACCTGCTACGGATGCTGGACCGCGAGGACTACCCCGGCGAGGTGTTCCTGTCCGAGGAGGCCCTGGACTACTTCACGGAGACCTTCGAAGCCACCGGCTTCACCGGCGGGCTCAACTGGTACCGCATGGCAGGTCGACCGTTCCCGGGAATCGAGAACGCGAAGTGGGAGATCGAGGTGCCGTGCCTCTACATCGGCGCCGAGAACGACGTCATCCTCCGGCCCTCCTCCGCCGACGGCATGGAGGACTTCATCGACGACTTCGAGAAGTACACCGTCGCCGACTGCGGTCACTGGACGCAGCAGGAGAAACCGGACGAGACGAACCGGGTGCTGATCGACTGGCTGCGACGGAAGATCGCGAAGACCGCCTAG
- a CDS encoding lipocalin-like domain-containing protein produces MRSSYCALVGVALLLGGCAGPTADQSSAPAAPGDPGAPFHGAWELASVVRYSGDGEELSRNESSTGFIMYDPAGTMGVVIQGADRAPYAGDEATPEEILAAYRSYTSYFGGFTVDPEAGTVTHHLRASMNPRGAGSDYLRHYEFEEDSLTLQPPAGADGGVVRLTWRRQSDLAELTDEHRRFIGFWEFARLDRTDDSGTALPVQRTYEDGFIIYTASGHMAVHLVRPGRELSAAGRLTAEEAAAAMSTYVSYFGPYTIHEEEGFVVHQRPGCWFPGCIGSDARRGYEFGDGTLTLKPPSREVDGGSVQDALTWERISD; encoded by the coding sequence ATGCGTTCGAGTTACTGTGCCCTCGTCGGCGTCGCCCTGCTACTTGGTGGCTGCGCTGGTCCCACCGCCGACCAGTCGTCCGCCCCGGCCGCGCCCGGCGACCCGGGCGCGCCGTTTCACGGCGCCTGGGAGTTGGCTTCGGTCGTTCGCTACTCGGGCGACGGCGAGGAGTTGTCGCGCAACGAGTCGTCGACCGGCTTCATCATGTACGACCCGGCGGGCACGATGGGAGTGGTCATCCAGGGCGCCGATCGGGCGCCATATGCGGGTGACGAGGCGACACCCGAGGAGATCCTGGCGGCCTACCGGTCGTACACGTCCTACTTCGGCGGCTTCACGGTGGACCCGGAGGCGGGCACCGTCACCCACCACCTGCGGGCGAGCATGAACCCGCGCGGCGCCGGCTCGGACTACCTCCGTCACTACGAATTCGAGGAGGACAGCCTGACGCTGCAGCCACCTGCCGGCGCCGACGGCGGCGTCGTGCGGCTGACCTGGAGGCGGCAGTCCGACCTGGCCGAACTCACGGACGAGCACCGCCGCTTCATCGGCTTCTGGGAGTTCGCGCGGCTGGACCGCACCGACGACTCGGGCACAGCGCTGCCGGTGCAGCGGACCTACGAGGACGGCTTCATCATCTACACGGCCTCCGGCCACATGGCGGTTCACCTGGTTCGTCCGGGCCGGGAACTCTCCGCCGCCGGCCGCCTGACGGCGGAGGAGGCCGCCGCCGCGATGAGCACCTACGTCAGCTACTTCGGGCCGTACACGATCCACGAGGAAGAGGGATTCGTCGTCCACCAGCGGCCCGGCTGCTGGTTCCCGGGCTGTATCGGATCGGACGCCCGGCGCGGCTACGAGTTCGGGGACGGCACCCTGACCCTCAAGCCGCCGTCGCGGGAAGTCGACGGTGGCTCGGTCCAGGACGCTTTGACGTGGGAGCGAATCAGTGACTAG
- a CDS encoding TolC family protein — translation MAETGQPDGLSVLPDRAPADRVARGIADEALRALVEEALERNPDLRAGFAKARAAAQKAPQVASLPDPTAEATAFLAPPETRVGAQRLMLGYSQPLPWLAKLDLREEAAVHGAAALEHGVQAERLRLVTEVRRLYHELAFLDRSRETAETFLEHLIQHEEVAQARYATGVGSTQAVLKLQAEITRAERALVDLDLGEVSLRARLNSLRDRPAATPVDRGSLPAAIEEAALEAGNLAALARSSRPELRAAEAGLSRTEALEGLARMADKPDFNVGVTYTLVTPRDDEAARLLAPAGNGNDVFGLRGGITLPLRRRSRAAAVQEALDLRSHAVDERRAAELVVESEVGDLTQRLPLAWRRLRLLEDLLVVQAEESLESAEAGYIAGSLNTLDLFDAEHVLFEAQTAADRARADYLIGLAELEGAVGRPLAVAAERGGAQQ, via the coding sequence ATGGCCGAGACAGGCCAACCGGACGGGCTGAGCGTCCTTCCGGATCGGGCGCCGGCTGACAGGGTCGCCCGGGGAATCGCCGACGAGGCGCTCCGCGCCCTCGTCGAGGAGGCGCTGGAGCGGAATCCGGATCTCAGGGCCGGCTTCGCCAAGGCGCGGGCGGCGGCGCAGAAGGCGCCGCAAGTGGCATCCCTGCCGGATCCGACGGCGGAGGCGACTGCCTTTCTGGCCCCGCCGGAAACGCGGGTCGGGGCGCAGCGGCTCATGCTGGGTTACAGCCAGCCGCTGCCGTGGCTTGCCAAGCTCGACCTGCGGGAAGAAGCGGCGGTTCACGGAGCGGCCGCCCTGGAGCACGGCGTGCAGGCCGAACGGCTGCGGCTGGTCACGGAGGTCAGGCGGCTTTACCACGAGTTGGCCTTCCTCGACCGTTCGAGAGAAACGGCCGAGACCTTCCTGGAGCATCTCATCCAGCACGAAGAGGTCGCCCAGGCCCGGTACGCGACCGGCGTGGGATCGACTCAGGCCGTGCTCAAGCTGCAGGCTGAGATCACCCGCGCCGAGCGGGCGCTGGTCGACCTGGACCTAGGCGAGGTCTCGCTGCGCGCGCGGCTCAATTCGCTGAGGGACCGGCCGGCCGCCACGCCAGTCGACAGAGGTTCGCTCCCGGCTGCGATCGAGGAAGCCGCGCTGGAGGCTGGGAACCTCGCGGCTCTGGCGCGATCGTCGCGGCCGGAGCTGCGCGCGGCGGAAGCCGGACTTTCCCGGACCGAAGCCCTGGAGGGCCTGGCCCGGATGGCCGACAAGCCCGACTTCAACGTTGGCGTGACGTACACGCTGGTGACCCCGCGCGACGACGAGGCCGCCCGTCTCCTGGCCCCGGCCGGCAACGGGAACGACGTGTTCGGCCTACGCGGCGGCATCACGCTGCCTCTGCGCCGGCGCAGCCGCGCGGCGGCCGTACAGGAGGCGCTCGACCTGCGCTCCCATGCGGTCGATGAGCGTCGCGCCGCGGAACTGGTCGTCGAGTCGGAGGTGGGCGACCTCACCCAGCGGTTGCCGCTGGCCTGGAGGCGACTCCGGCTGTTGGAGGACCTGCTGGTCGTGCAGGCGGAGGAATCGCTGGAGTCGGCCGAGGCGGGGTACATCGCGGGCTCACTCAACACGCTCGACCTGTTCGACGCTGAGCACGTCCTGTTCGAGGCGCAGACGGCTGCGGATCGGGCGAGGGCGGACTACCTGATCGGTCTCGCGGAACTGGAAGGGGCGGTCGGCAGACCGTTGGCGGTGGCAGCGGAGAGGGGAGGTGCGCAGCAATGA